A genome region from Crossiella equi includes the following:
- a CDS encoding dihydrodipicolinate synthase family protein → MSTENLGGVVVATALPYVDDPAAPAGLRPDLDRYAEHCRWLVDNGCRGVGPNGSLGEYSSLTDDERRAVARTAVRAVGDKGIVVVGVHGVGAHQARHWAELAAEDGAHGVLCLPPTMYRANHGEVLHHFTEVAKAGLPVMVYNNPIDTKVDLTPALLAEIAAIDNVVAVKEFSGDVRRVLEIREAAPELTVVAGADDVVLESLFMGATGWFAGFPNVFPAESVHLYELARAGKLAEARALYEPLVAAFRWDSRTEFVQAIKYGMDHVGRYGGPCRPPRGPLSPEQLARLRADMERAVDSLRAVG, encoded by the coding sequence GTGAGCACCGAGAACCTGGGTGGCGTCGTCGTCGCGACCGCACTGCCCTATGTGGACGATCCCGCCGCGCCCGCCGGGCTCCGGCCGGATCTGGACCGCTACGCCGAGCACTGCCGCTGGCTGGTGGACAACGGCTGCCGGGGTGTCGGGCCCAACGGCTCGCTCGGCGAGTACTCCTCGCTCACCGACGACGAACGCCGCGCCGTCGCCCGCACGGCCGTGCGGGCAGTGGGGGACAAGGGGATCGTCGTGGTCGGCGTGCACGGGGTCGGTGCCCACCAGGCCCGGCACTGGGCCGAGCTGGCCGCCGAGGACGGCGCACACGGGGTGCTGTGCCTGCCGCCCACCATGTACCGCGCCAACCACGGCGAGGTGCTGCACCACTTCACCGAGGTCGCCAAGGCCGGGCTGCCGGTCATGGTCTACAACAACCCCATCGACACCAAGGTCGACCTCACGCCCGCGCTGCTGGCCGAGATCGCCGCCATCGACAACGTGGTCGCGGTCAAGGAGTTCTCCGGCGATGTGCGGCGGGTGCTGGAGATCCGGGAGGCCGCGCCCGAGCTGACCGTGGTCGCCGGGGCCGACGACGTCGTGCTGGAGAGCCTGTTCATGGGTGCGACGGGCTGGTTCGCCGGGTTCCCCAACGTCTTCCCCGCCGAGTCCGTGCACCTCTACGAGCTCGCCCGCGCCGGGAAGCTCGCCGAGGCGCGGGCGCTCTACGAACCGCTGGTGGCCGCGTTCCGGTGGGACTCGCGCACCGAGTTCGTGCAGGCCATCAAGTACGGCATGGACCACGTCGGCCGCTACGGCGGTCCTTGCCGCCCGCCGCGCGGGCCGTTGTCCCCGGAGCAGCTGGCGCGGCTCCGGGCCGACATGGAGCGGGCCGTGGACTCGCTGCGGGCGGTGGGCTGA
- a CDS encoding proline racemase family protein: protein MRAVRCLTAVDSHTEGMPTRVVTGGVGVLPGDTMAARREHFLAHLDHLREFLVNEPRGHAAMSGAILQPPTVPGADWGVLYIEVSGCLPMCGHGTIGVATVLVETGMVPVVEPMTVVRLDTPAGLVTAEVEVRDGRAVHVTVQNVPAYTDRLDATVDVTGLGRVRYDLAYGGNFYAILPLERLGIAFEHKEKDRILAAGLAIMRAINDTDRPVHLLDPTINGCKHVQFTAPPQGGGHARNAMVIHPGWFDRSPCGTGTCARMAVLHSRGELEVGADFVNESFIGTSFTGRLLGETTVGHRPAVSPAVTGRAWITGMGQYLLDPSDPFPRGFVL from the coding sequence GTGCGCGCGGTCCGCTGCCTCACCGCCGTCGACTCGCACACCGAGGGCATGCCCACCCGCGTGGTCACCGGGGGAGTCGGCGTGCTCCCCGGCGACACCATGGCCGCGCGGCGTGAGCACTTCCTGGCCCACCTCGACCACCTGCGCGAGTTCCTGGTCAACGAACCCCGGGGACACGCGGCGATGAGCGGCGCGATCCTCCAGCCGCCCACGGTTCCCGGCGCGGACTGGGGGGTGCTCTACATCGAGGTGTCCGGCTGCCTGCCCATGTGCGGGCACGGCACGATCGGGGTCGCCACGGTGCTCGTGGAGACCGGCATGGTGCCGGTGGTCGAGCCGATGACCGTGGTGCGCCTGGACACCCCGGCCGGGCTGGTCACCGCCGAGGTCGAGGTGCGGGACGGGCGCGCGGTGCACGTCACCGTCCAGAACGTGCCCGCCTACACCGACCGCCTGGACGCCACCGTCGATGTGACGGGCCTCGGCCGGGTGCGCTACGATCTGGCGTACGGCGGCAACTTCTACGCCATCCTCCCGCTCGAGCGACTGGGCATCGCCTTCGAGCACAAGGAAAAAGACCGCATCCTGGCTGCTGGGCTGGCGATCATGCGGGCCATCAACGACACCGACCGGCCGGTGCACCTGCTCGACCCCACCATCAACGGCTGCAAACACGTCCAGTTCACCGCGCCACCACAGGGCGGCGGGCACGCCCGCAACGCGATGGTCATCCATCCCGGCTGGTTCGACCGATCTCCCTGCGGCACGGGAACATGCGCGCGCATGGCCGTGCTGCACAGCAGGGGAGAGCTCGAGGTCGGCGCGGACTTCGTCAACGAGTCCTTCATCGGCACCAGTTTCACCGGGCGGCTGCTCGGCGAGACCACCGTCGGCCACCGGCCCGCGGTCTCGCCCGCCGTCACCGGCCGGGCCTGGATCACCGGGATGGGCCAGTACCTGCTCGACCCCAGCGATCCGTTCCCGAGGGGGTTCGTCCTGTGA
- a CDS encoding aldehyde dehydrogenase family protein, with the protein MTTIVSTSPQRPTEVIVETGAADRAAVHAAVARARAAGRDWADAGPAVRSAALTAVVAEFEREAETLTELVVREVGKPRHEAAAEVARGIAILRYYAQQAYDPDGDSYPTAGGLAFTTRRPRGVAGLITPWNFPLAIPVWKLAPALAAGNGAVVKPAPESTAVALRVEALFGRALPEGLFTVVPGGAETGSALVEAVDVVSFTGSTAVGRIIAMAAAQHGIPAQCEMGGLSATIVLPDADLDRAARDVAKAAMGYAGQKCTATKRVFVVGDAAPFTERLVAAVHALTLADPAESPDLGPVITDSARGQVLAAAAQAEATGARLVTRPDGVDGEGWYLRPVVVDGLAPDARLLHEEVFGPITALAAVPTVAEAFERANATGFGLVTSVYTADLATALTAVRRSESGMVKVNAPTNGVDFHPPFGGEKHSGYGEKEQGKAAVRFFTRERTVQVQP; encoded by the coding sequence GTGACCACCATCGTCTCCACCAGCCCGCAGCGGCCCACGGAGGTCATCGTCGAAACCGGCGCCGCAGACCGGGCCGCCGTGCACGCCGCCGTCGCCCGGGCCCGGGCCGCCGGACGCGACTGGGCCGACGCCGGTCCCGCCGTTCGCTCGGCCGCGCTCACCGCGGTCGTCGCCGAGTTCGAGCGCGAGGCCGAGACGCTCACCGAACTGGTCGTGCGCGAGGTCGGCAAGCCCCGGCACGAGGCCGCCGCCGAGGTCGCCCGCGGCATCGCGATCCTGCGCTACTACGCGCAGCAGGCCTACGACCCGGACGGCGACAGCTATCCCACCGCGGGCGGTCTCGCCTTCACCACGCGCCGTCCGCGCGGGGTGGCCGGGCTCATCACGCCGTGGAACTTCCCGCTGGCCATCCCGGTGTGGAAGCTCGCGCCCGCACTGGCCGCGGGCAACGGCGCGGTGGTGAAGCCCGCGCCGGAGTCCACCGCGGTCGCCTTACGCGTCGAGGCGCTGTTCGGGCGGGCGTTGCCCGAGGGGCTGTTCACCGTGGTGCCCGGCGGCGCGGAGACCGGATCGGCGCTGGTGGAGGCCGTGGACGTGGTCTCCTTCACCGGGTCCACCGCGGTCGGGCGGATCATCGCGATGGCCGCCGCCCAGCACGGCATCCCGGCGCAGTGCGAGATGGGCGGGCTGTCCGCCACGATCGTGCTGCCCGACGCCGACCTCGACCGGGCGGCGCGCGATGTGGCCAAGGCCGCCATGGGCTACGCCGGGCAGAAGTGCACCGCCACCAAGCGCGTCTTCGTGGTGGGCGACGCCGCCCCGTTCACCGAACGGCTGGTCGCCGCCGTGCACGCACTGACCCTGGCCGACCCCGCGGAGTCACCGGACCTGGGCCCGGTGATCACCGACAGCGCCCGCGGCCAGGTGCTCGCCGCCGCCGCCCAGGCCGAGGCCACCGGGGCGCGCCTGGTGACCAGACCCGACGGGGTGGACGGCGAGGGCTGGTACCTGCGGCCGGTGGTGGTAGACGGGCTCGCCCCCGACGCGCGCCTGCTGCACGAGGAGGTGTTCGGGCCGATCACCGCGCTGGCGGCCGTGCCGACCGTCGCCGAGGCGTTCGAGCGGGCCAACGCCACCGGGTTCGGGCTGGTCACCTCGGTCTACACCGCCGACCTGGCCACCGCGCTCACCGCCGTGCGGCGCAGCGAGTCCGGGATGGTCAAGGTGAACGCGCCCACCAACGGGGTCGACTTCCACCCGCCGTTCGGCGGGGAGAAGCACTCCGGGTACGGCGAGAAGGAGCAGGGCAAGGCCGCCGTCCGCTTCTTCACGCGGGAACGTACTGTGCAGGTACAGCCGTGA
- a CDS encoding aminopeptidase P family protein → MAKENQAEEPARRDPIRPIDAEGFRSLIGEGWGPADRAVSVPEGLAKASAAHRARLSAALPGKRIAVAAGRAPVRSNDTDYDFRADSDFVWLTGCQAEGAVLVMTPSAEGHDAVLHLRQPARADEADFFANARDGELWIGPVPGLPEWSEALEITVRPIEELPLSLRGAIPSVLATAGVEPLLDALVNASAGETMHLRRTLSELRRIKDEWEVGQLQQAIDATVLGFADVARELPYAISRGGERWLQGTFDRRGRTEGNGVGYASILAAGPHAPVLHWVRCDGPVPEDCALLMDAGVEVRTLYTADVTRTFPVSGTFSGPQRQIYDLVYAAHTAAMQEVKPGAEYRAFHNKAMEVIAAGLYDWGLLKVKPEEALDPNGQQHRRYMVHGTGHFLGLDVHDCASSSAAAYHAGNLEAGMTLTVEPGLYFHPNDETVPPELRGIGVRIEDDLLVTDQGHEVLSSALPITADGIEQWVRDHLPR, encoded by the coding sequence GTGGCGAAGGAGAACCAGGCGGAGGAACCCGCCCGGCGCGACCCCATCCGGCCCATCGACGCCGAGGGGTTCCGCTCGCTCATCGGTGAGGGCTGGGGCCCCGCCGACCGGGCGGTCAGTGTGCCGGAAGGCCTGGCGAAGGCCTCCGCGGCCCACCGCGCCCGGTTGTCCGCCGCGCTGCCCGGCAAGCGCATCGCCGTGGCGGCGGGCCGTGCGCCGGTGCGGTCCAACGACACCGACTACGACTTCCGCGCCGACAGCGACTTCGTGTGGCTCACCGGCTGCCAGGCCGAGGGCGCGGTACTGGTGATGACCCCGTCCGCCGAGGGGCACGACGCGGTGCTGCACCTGCGGCAGCCCGCCCGCGCCGACGAGGCGGACTTCTTCGCCAACGCCCGCGACGGCGAGCTGTGGATCGGGCCGGTGCCGGGGCTGCCGGAGTGGTCGGAGGCCCTGGAGATCACGGTCCGGCCGATCGAGGAGCTGCCGCTCTCGCTGCGGGGCGCCATCCCGTCGGTGCTGGCCACCGCCGGGGTCGAGCCGCTGCTGGACGCCCTGGTCAACGCCAGCGCCGGTGAGACCATGCACCTGCGGCGCACGCTGTCCGAGCTGCGGCGGATCAAGGACGAGTGGGAGGTCGGACAGCTCCAGCAGGCCATCGACGCCACCGTGCTGGGCTTCGCCGACGTGGCGCGGGAGCTGCCGTACGCGATCAGCCGGGGCGGCGAGCGCTGGCTGCAGGGCACCTTCGACCGCCGTGGCCGCACCGAGGGCAACGGGGTCGGCTACGCCTCGATCCTGGCCGCCGGGCCACACGCGCCGGTGCTGCACTGGGTGCGCTGCGACGGGCCGGTGCCCGAGGACTGCGCGCTGCTGATGGACGCCGGTGTCGAGGTGCGCACGCTCTACACCGCCGACGTCACGCGCACCTTCCCGGTGTCGGGCACGTTCAGCGGGCCGCAGCGGCAGATCTACGACCTGGTGTACGCCGCGCACACCGCGGCCATGCAGGAGGTCAAGCCGGGGGCGGAGTACCGGGCCTTCCACAACAAGGCCATGGAGGTCATCGCGGCCGGGCTGTACGACTGGGGCCTGCTGAAGGTCAAGCCGGAGGAGGCACTCGACCCCAACGGCCAGCAGCACCGGCGGTACATGGTGCACGGCACCGGCCACTTCCTGGGCCTGGACGTGCACGACTGCGCCTCCTCCAGCGCCGCCGCCTACCACGCGGGCAACCTGGAGGCGGGCATGACGCTCACCGTCGAGCCCGGCCTGTACTTCCACCCCAACGACGAGACCGTGCCACCGGAGCTGCGGGGTATCGGGGTGCGCATCGAGGACGACCTGCTGGTCACCGACCAGGGGCACGAGGTGCTCTCCAGCGCACTGCCGATCACCGCGGACGGGATCGAGCAGTGGGTGCGGGACCACCTGCCGCGCTGA